The Caballeronia sp. SL2Y3 genome includes a window with the following:
- a CDS encoding peptidylprolyl isomerase: MKIAKDTVVSVAYKLSDAQGNLIEESDEPMVYLHGGYDGTFPKIEEALDGREPGYETLIQLEPQDAFGEYDPELVKIEERSRFPEPLEVGMQFEGTPEDSDDDLDALIYTVTDVAEDKVVLDGNHPLAGMALRFALSVQEVRTATEDEVKHQHAHGVDGLEVLDEDEDDDEPRTDSGPTLH; the protein is encoded by the coding sequence ATGAAAATTGCGAAAGACACTGTCGTTTCGGTCGCCTACAAGCTATCGGATGCGCAAGGCAATCTGATCGAGGAGAGCGACGAGCCGATGGTCTATCTGCACGGCGGCTATGATGGCACGTTCCCCAAGATCGAGGAAGCGCTAGACGGTCGCGAGCCGGGTTATGAAACGCTCATCCAGCTCGAGCCGCAAGACGCGTTCGGCGAATACGATCCCGAGCTCGTCAAAATCGAAGAGCGCAGCCGTTTTCCGGAGCCGCTGGAAGTGGGCATGCAGTTCGAAGGCACGCCCGAAGACAGCGACGACGATCTCGACGCGCTCATCTACACGGTGACGGATGTCGCGGAAGACAAAGTGGTGCTCGACGGCAATCATCCGCTTGCCGGCATGGCGCTGCGCTTTGCGCTGTCGGTGCAGGAAGTGCGCACGGCCACGGAAGACGAGGTGAAGCATCAGCACGCGCACGGCGTGGACGGCCTCGAAGTGCTGGATGAAGACGAAGACGACGACGAGCCGCGCACGGACTCCGGCCCGACGCTGCATTAA
- a CDS encoding cupin domain-containing protein, with amino-acid sequence MRQRPSDVPTLPLPSLSEPSGAPLPDEITPLLGNRTPRQFMRRYWQKKPLLIRQAIPGISAPVPRDDLFELADLDDVESRLITHFRNTWNLEHGPFAADELPSVRKREWTLLVQGVNLHDERAHALMNRFRFIPDARLDDLMISYATDGGGVGPHFDSYDVFLLQVHGKRRWRIGAQRDLSLKPGLPLKVLQHFEPEEEWVLEPGDMLYLPPHIAHDGIAEGECMTCSIGFRAPSARELTAQFLYHLAERAGDESNAGKADVRYRDPAQPPVEKPGELPALLVERVGAILANLTWNEKDVAEFLGSYLSEPKANVVFDPPSRALNEQKFVERAKKTGIRLDRKTNLLYNTHSYFVNGEAAALSAKAKKWLPELADKRRLEAKRFVTLTGDSAMTSLLHEWYRAGWIQTDPPA; translated from the coding sequence ATGCGCCAGCGGCCCTCAGACGTTCCCACCTTACCCCTTCCCAGCCTTTCCGAGCCCTCCGGCGCGCCGCTTCCCGACGAGATCACACCGTTGTTGGGCAACCGCACGCCGCGACAGTTCATGCGGCGTTACTGGCAGAAAAAGCCGCTTCTGATCCGTCAGGCGATCCCCGGCATATCCGCGCCCGTTCCGCGCGACGACCTGTTCGAACTCGCCGATCTCGACGACGTGGAATCGCGCCTCATCACGCATTTTCGCAATACGTGGAATCTCGAGCACGGCCCGTTCGCGGCGGACGAACTGCCTTCCGTCAGGAAGCGCGAATGGACCTTGCTCGTGCAAGGCGTGAACCTGCACGACGAGCGCGCGCATGCGCTGATGAACCGTTTTCGCTTCATTCCTGACGCGCGTCTCGACGATCTCATGATCTCTTATGCCACCGACGGCGGCGGCGTCGGCCCGCACTTCGACTCTTACGATGTGTTTCTGCTGCAAGTGCACGGCAAGCGGCGCTGGCGCATTGGCGCGCAGCGGGATCTCTCGCTAAAACCCGGCCTGCCGTTGAAAGTTTTACAGCACTTCGAGCCGGAAGAAGAATGGGTGCTGGAGCCGGGCGACATGCTGTATCTGCCGCCGCATATCGCGCACGACGGCATCGCGGAAGGCGAATGCATGACGTGCTCCATCGGCTTTCGCGCGCCATCGGCTCGTGAGCTCACCGCGCAGTTTCTCTATCACCTCGCGGAGCGAGCGGGAGACGAATCGAACGCGGGCAAAGCCGATGTGCGCTATCGCGATCCTGCGCAGCCGCCGGTCGAGAAGCCGGGCGAGTTGCCCGCGCTTCTCGTCGAGCGCGTTGGCGCGATCCTTGCGAACCTCACCTGGAATGAAAAGGACGTTGCCGAGTTTCTCGGAAGTTATCTGAGCGAACCGAAAGCCAATGTCGTATTCGATCCGCCCTCCCGCGCGCTTAATGAGCAAAAATTTGTTGAGCGAGCGAAAAAGACAGGGATCAGACTAGATAGAAAGACGAATTTGCTCTACAACACGCACTCGTATTTCGTTAATGGCGAAGCGGCCGCGTTATCCGCAAAGGCTAAAAAGTGGCTGCCGGAGTTGGCTGACAAACGGCGTCTGGAGGCGAAACGCTTTGTAACACTTACAGGCGATTCGGCAATGACATCCCTGCTGCACGAGTGGTATCGTGCGGGCTGGATTCAGACGGACCCGCCGGCCTGA
- a CDS encoding MBL fold metallo-hydrolase: MRFASLGSGSEGNALLVESTSGTTTTRVLLDCGFSAKEVERRLARLGCAAAQLDAIVITHEHTDHIGSALTLARKWSIPLYMSWGTARAVGADEAKVDLRVLWGDESVAIGDVSLLPYTVPHDAREPLQYVFSDGASRLGVLTDVGVATPHITSVLSGCDALVLESNHDLAMLAASRYPASLKARIGGTHGHLNNDAAAAILASLDRSRMRHLVAAHLSQQNNLPHLAQGALAAVLGASAEDVVVASQADGFDWLTL; the protein is encoded by the coding sequence GTGAGATTCGCCAGTCTGGGTAGCGGCAGTGAAGGCAACGCGCTGCTCGTCGAGTCGACGAGCGGCACGACCACCACGCGCGTGCTGCTCGATTGCGGTTTTTCCGCGAAGGAAGTAGAGCGCCGGCTTGCACGGCTCGGGTGCGCTGCGGCGCAACTCGATGCCATCGTCATCACGCACGAGCACACGGACCATATCGGCAGCGCGCTGACACTGGCGCGCAAGTGGTCCATTCCGCTGTATATGAGTTGGGGCACCGCGCGGGCGGTCGGCGCGGACGAAGCGAAGGTCGATCTGCGCGTGCTGTGGGGCGACGAGAGCGTCGCTATCGGCGATGTCAGCCTGCTGCCGTACACGGTGCCGCACGACGCGCGCGAGCCGCTGCAATATGTCTTTTCGGATGGCGCAAGCCGTCTCGGTGTCCTGACTGATGTCGGCGTGGCGACGCCGCACATCACGAGCGTTCTAAGCGGCTGCGACGCGCTCGTGCTCGAATCCAACCATGACCTCGCGATGCTCGCCGCAAGCCGTTATCCGGCGTCGCTGAAGGCGCGTATCGGCGGGACCCATGGACACCTGAATAACGATGCCGCCGCCGCGATCCTCGCATCGCTCGATCGTTCCAGAATGCGGCATCTCGTGGCCGCGCATCTGAGTCAGCAAAACAATCTGCCGCATCTCGCGCAGGGCGCGCTCGCGGCGGTGCTCGGCGCGTCGGCGGAGGATGTCGTGGTGGCATCGCAGGCGGATGGCTTCGACTGGTTGACGCTGTAG
- the bamC gene encoding outer membrane protein assembly factor BamC: protein MKHSTLLTQAKRLGVLSLGAGVVFALAGCDTLNDWLAPDRVNYKAAETAPSLNVPSDLSTADISQRYAAPPPINTLGGTAQRNATPAGNLTLGVPNAQDPYGMHVESDGDRRWLVVDGRSPDQVWPQLQEFWTENGFTLKTDSAQTGIMATDWAENRANIPNDWFRNSVGKLLDFAYSSGTRDMFRTQVDRASDGSTDISVTHSAMEEVLTGQDKTSSRWETRPRNPALEAAFLAKMMQKFGLTEDQSKQLIAQARPAGAKVAVEQTAGTSTLDLAEPFDRAWLRVGLALDRTNFTVDNRDREKGIYYVHYSDSMAELKKEGLLGKLFSSNSPKPTRQFLVNVRPKADALTQVAVVDANGQPDNSSDAQRIVSLLHAQLN from the coding sequence ATGAAACATTCCACTCTTCTTACTCAAGCCAAACGCCTGGGCGTGCTGTCGCTTGGCGCCGGCGTCGTCTTCGCGCTGGCGGGTTGCGACACGCTGAACGACTGGCTCGCGCCCGATCGCGTGAATTACAAGGCCGCTGAAACCGCACCGTCGCTCAACGTGCCGTCCGATCTCAGCACGGCCGACATCAGCCAGCGTTACGCCGCGCCGCCGCCGATCAACACGCTCGGCGGCACTGCGCAGCGCAACGCGACGCCCGCGGGCAACCTGACGCTCGGCGTGCCGAATGCGCAGGACCCCTACGGCATGCACGTCGAGAGCGACGGCGACCGCCGCTGGCTCGTCGTGGATGGCCGTTCGCCGGATCAGGTCTGGCCGCAGTTGCAGGAGTTCTGGACCGAGAACGGCTTCACGCTGAAAACCGACTCGGCGCAGACCGGCATCATGGCGACCGACTGGGCCGAGAATCGCGCGAACATTCCGAACGACTGGTTCCGCAACAGCGTCGGCAAGCTGCTGGACTTCGCGTATTCGTCCGGCACGCGCGACATGTTCCGCACGCAGGTGGATCGCGCGTCGGACGGCTCGACCGATATCTCCGTCACGCATAGCGCGATGGAAGAAGTGCTGACGGGTCAGGACAAGACCTCGTCGCGCTGGGAAACGCGTCCGCGCAATCCGGCGCTCGAAGCCGCGTTTCTCGCAAAGATGATGCAGAAGTTCGGCCTGACCGAAGATCAATCGAAGCAGCTGATCGCGCAGGCGCGTCCGGCGGGCGCGAAGGTCGCCGTCGAGCAGACGGCGGGCACCTCCACGCTCGATCTCGCCGAGCCGTTCGACCGCGCATGGCTGCGCGTCGGCCTCGCGCTGGATCGCACGAACTTCACGGTCGACAATCGCGACCGCGAGAAGGGCATCTACTACGTGCACTATTCGGATTCGATGGCGGAGCTGAAGAAGGAAGGTCTCCTTGGCAAGCTGTTCTCCAGCAATTCGCCGAAGCCCACGCGCCAGTTCCTCGTGAACGTTCGTCCGAAAGCGGATGCGCTCACGCAGGTCGCCGTCGTCGATGCGAACGGCCAGCCGGACAACTCGTCCGATGCGCAGCGCATCGTTTCGCTGCTTCACGCGCAACTCAACTGA
- the dapA gene encoding 4-hydroxy-tetrahydrodipicolinate synthase produces MTNGTNGGSNGGGLRIRGSIPAIVTPMHEDGSLDLPAFRKLIDWHVEQGSNGLVVVGTSGESATLSVEEHVLMVQTAVEHAAKRFPIIAGAGGNSTAEAIELSKQAKKVGADATLQVVPYYNKPTQEGMYRHFRAIAEAVDLPVILYNVPGRTVADMSNETILRLADVPGIIGVKEATGNIDRAAHLIKHAPADFAIFSGDDPTAIALMLLGGHGNISVTANVAPKQMSELCRAALAGDAITARRIHLSLLELHKQLFCESNPIPAKWALQALGRMEGGIRLPLTPLDARFHDIVRGALQSAGLLS; encoded by the coding sequence ATGACTAACGGAACTAACGGCGGGTCCAACGGCGGCGGCCTCCGGATTCGCGGCAGCATCCCTGCCATCGTCACACCGATGCACGAGGACGGTAGTCTCGATCTGCCGGCGTTTCGTAAGCTGATCGACTGGCATGTCGAGCAGGGCTCGAACGGGCTCGTGGTCGTGGGCACGAGCGGCGAGTCGGCCACGTTGTCGGTCGAAGAGCACGTGCTGATGGTGCAGACGGCGGTCGAGCACGCGGCCAAGCGGTTCCCGATCATCGCGGGCGCGGGCGGCAATTCGACGGCGGAAGCCATCGAACTGTCCAAGCAGGCCAAGAAAGTCGGCGCGGATGCCACACTGCAAGTCGTGCCGTACTACAACAAGCCGACGCAAGAGGGCATGTACCGGCACTTCCGCGCCATTGCGGAAGCCGTCGATCTTCCCGTGATTCTCTATAACGTGCCGGGCCGCACCGTTGCCGACATGAGCAACGAGACGATCCTGCGCCTGGCCGACGTGCCTGGCATCATCGGCGTGAAGGAAGCGACCGGCAACATCGATCGCGCGGCGCATCTCATCAAGCACGCGCCGGCCGATTTCGCCATCTTCAGCGGCGACGATCCCACGGCCATCGCGCTGATGCTGCTGGGCGGCCACGGCAACATTTCGGTGACGGCCAACGTCGCGCCGAAGCAGATGAGCGAGCTGTGCCGCGCCGCGCTCGCAGGCGACGCGATCACCGCGCGCCGCATCCATCTGAGCCTTTTGGAACTGCACAAGCAACTGTTCTGCGAATCCAACCCGATTCCGGCGAAATGGGCGCTGCAGGCGCTCGGCCGCATGGAAGGCGGCATCCGCCTGCCGCTCACGCCGCTCGACGCGCGCTTTCACGACATCGTGCGTGGCGCGCTGCAAAGCGCCGGGCTGCTCTCTTGA
- a CDS encoding bifunctional 2-polyprenyl-6-hydroxyphenol methylase/3-demethylubiquinol 3-O-methyltransferase UbiG produces MDAGTPSGWVTRWAHLVAPGADVLDVASGSGRHARWFAERGHAVLAVDRDVEALASMSACDGVTTLAADLEGAPWPLPADRRFGAVVVTNYLHRPLFGHLIDSLAPGGVLIYETFAAGNERIGKPSNPAFLLAPGELLDAVRGRLRVIACEDGYVERPRAAYVQRICAVRELQATDSAPSGAEKPLTVGNTSSGSPRYDLAG; encoded by the coding sequence ATGGATGCCGGCACGCCGAGCGGCTGGGTCACGCGCTGGGCGCATCTCGTTGCGCCCGGCGCCGACGTGCTCGATGTCGCGTCGGGCAGCGGACGCCACGCGCGCTGGTTCGCGGAGCGCGGTCACGCGGTGCTCGCGGTCGATCGCGACGTCGAGGCGCTTGCGTCGATGTCCGCGTGCGACGGCGTCACGACGCTCGCCGCCGATCTCGAAGGCGCGCCGTGGCCGCTTCCAGCCGATCGACGGTTCGGCGCGGTCGTCGTCACGAACTATCTGCATCGGCCGCTCTTCGGTCATCTGATCGACTCGCTCGCACCCGGTGGCGTGCTCATCTATGAGACGTTCGCGGCGGGCAACGAGCGCATCGGCAAGCCATCGAATCCCGCGTTTCTGCTCGCGCCCGGCGAATTGCTCGACGCGGTTCGCGGCCGGCTTCGCGTGATCGCATGCGAAGATGGTTACGTCGAACGCCCGCGTGCTGCCTATGTGCAGCGAATTTGCGCGGTCCGCGAGCTACAGGCAACCGATAGCGCGCCATCGGGCGCAGAAAAACCGCTCACGGTTGGTAACACGTCTTCGGGTTCGCCTCGTTACGATTTGGCGGGCTAA